The DNA sequence cataagctcaaaagcttctctctctcaccaaaagaagcTGGTACAATAAGAGATACGATCACACTCTTCTCGTCTCTCGAATAGCCAGGGACCAACATGGCTGGAACAATACTGTATCTAGTGAAACTTAGAGCAATGACATGTTTTTCTAAACGTTAACCTTAGACATGTTTGCTGGGGGATAGAGCAAGACCCAGAAATTCATTGCACAAAGGCCAAGCAGCCATGAAGTGGTAACCGGTTTCAGCTACCGCCATCCTGAAGCTGTCACCCACAGATGAAGAGACCTGTAACTTATTACTAATCGTTTGCGCCATCTAGCCATCAATGCTCTTTACTCTTGAGACAGATTTGGTACAGAAAAGTTTCTCCATGCTGCTGTGTCTGAACTTTGGTTCCACGAGGGGAGCCATGATACATGCTCAGCTGAGTTTCACATGGGAAGAGATAAACAGATCGCATGCAAATACAAGACACTAACCTGCTGGTACAGGGACCATCACgttcttcttttgttttgtttgtccaGAGCCATGACATAACATACATGGGGTTGTCATAACAGAACCACGACCTCCGCATCGCCGGCATGTAGAACGCATCACAAAGGGGCCTGTATTTATTGTCTCCTAGCAATAAAAGAAAGAGGAGAGATCAGAGGATTCCTTTGAAAATGTACAAGCATTAATCATTGCAGTAAAACATCTCTAACTGGCAACTCCAATCCCTCTTAAGTCAAGAGTCCAACACATGCACAACATGACCTGCTTCATGGAAACGTATTCTGCCTTACTGTGGGATGTGGGTAACAGTGGTGGGTCAAATTATGACCTGAGAAGCTAGATTAGGTGCCTCAACCAGCTCTAACCCATGAAGAAATATTAATCTCCTTTTGCTGTCAGCCCGCCAGCTGAAGCAGCTCATGCTGTTTGACACCTGGATGCTGTTATTGAGAAAGTGGGTGAGAGAAGACTGGGCAAGAGGAGTCCTTCCTATCTGAAGGCCCAATTCGCCCCTTCTTCGCATTCCCTGGAGTAATGTACACCTGTGAGGAGTGAGCGTAAAACTCTCCTTTCTGATTTGGTAGCCTTTCAGGCCCAATACACAATCATAAATCACTTGGCCTTCTCAGCAGTCCAGAGAAGGCTGGGCCactttcagcttctgaagcccctAGCCATTTTCCTGTGCAAATACACTAATTATTGAGTGATGCCCAGAAAACTAGTTGTGAAACTTCTCAAATGCCAAAAAGTTAACTAGTGTCTAAAGTTGTTTGGGTTTGTTAGTGGTATATGTGAAAAAGCAACACTTAGATCTCAGTCGCAAGGACAAATATCTACATCAGACATGGTATGTGGTCCAGTTGCTGAAAACCTTGGGAAAAAAGTCCAGGAGACTGAACGGCTCCCCTATCAACCCAGGGGTCGTTCCTCACATATTGATGCACAGAAGGAAAGAGATCATGAGAAGGGCAATGCCAGTGCAAGCATAAGTGGCCTCTGTTCTGCGGATGTGGGTTTCTGGCCCTCCAAGGGCCGGTAAGCTGGGCCATTCTAGCAGTACATGTTTACCTATCCAGAAATTGGATAAAGTCTGCATTTAACGACGCCTGGATTTACTGATGATTTCAGGAAGGTGTGTTTAACAAGAAAAAAACACTAATTTGTCCTGAAAAGATAAAGGTCAAAGAACATTTGAAAACTAGAGAACAGTACTTACCATGCCAGTGCCATTGCAGTAGTGACATTGCTGAACCCTGGTACCAGGTTCGTGCCCCTTGCCATCACACCGCTGACAAGAGTCATTGATATTCACCACAATCTCCTTGTTAACACCTTTTGCAGCTTGATTGAATGTCAGCTCCATGATGTACTAGACAGGAGAAAAGAATGACAGGccaaaagcaaactgaaaaaatgtAGTTGTAAGCCCCAGTGGTCTCCACTCAAACTGCTTGGAACATCATTTAAAATACTCAGACACAGTCTGGAGGAGGGGGTCTACCGGACTCATTAATCAGTTTTACATAGATATTCTCAGATCTCCCTTTACTACCATCTTCATTATATGCACAGGAAGGCTAAGGTCTTAgcaacacaatggctacgtctacacgtgaagcctacatcgaaatagcttatttcgatgtagcaacattgaaataggctatttcgatgaataacgtctacacgtcctccagggctggcaacgtcgatgttcaacttcgacgttgcacagcacaacatcgaaataggcgctgcgagggaacgtctacacgccaaagtagcacacatcgaaataagggtgccaggcacagctgcagacagggtcacagggcagactcaacagcaagccgctcccttaaagggcccctcccagacacagttgcactaaacaacacaagatacacagagccgacaactggttgcagaccctgtgcctgcagcatggatccccagctgccgcagcagcagccagaagccctgggctaagggctgctgcccacggtgaccatagagccccgcaggggctcgagagagagcgtctctcaacccctcagctgatggccgccatggtggaccccgctatttcgaagttgcgggacgtgcaacgactacacggtccctacttcgacgttgaacgtccaagttaacttcgaaatagcgcccgacgcgtgtagctgtgacaggcgctatttcgaagttagtgccgctacttcgaagtagcgtgcacgtgtagacacggctaatatgaaCACGCATTATCCCTACCTCCTGTGGCTGGTCAAAGGCACTCTGAAAATCTCCAAAAGAGGATCCTGAGAATTCTCCAAAGATCTTCCGGAAAAGTTCCTCTGGGTCAATGGTGGGACCACCACCCCAATACTGACGCCCAGCACCTGCTGAGCCAGTGTCAAAGCCAGCTGTACCATAAGTATCGTATTGCTTCCGCTTCACTTCATCACTCAACACCTAGGAAGGAGGAAGGCACAGTAGCAACAGAGGTGTCTCACAGAACAGAACCGGAGCAGCATGCCTGACCTATACAGAGTATTTAGACCTCTGTTCATTCCAAGGAGAGTCAGAAGTTACATCCACCAACAGTGAAATATTGGCAACTACTACACAATTCCAACTTCAATTCCTCTGTATTAATGCCAAAAGGCGAAATGAACTCCACAGAAGAAAAGCACTCTGTTTCTCTCATGCATACTGGAGAAGCACATGTGATACTCCCAAATAAGCACATTAGTTACAGGCAAAGTGATCAGCTGTTCTGGAATTTTATACTATTTGAAGGTAAACAAAATGATATGCAATTATATGTTACCTCATCGTATGAAAGATAAGTGGGACGAAAGCTAGCACATGAAATAAGCCTAGCAGTCAAAATGCATACAGTAAAggcaggggtgtgtgtttgtTAGGGTCCTTTCATTGACTAACAGGTCTGATCCAGTACTCAGCTTTCCAACTTCTCACAACTACAGCCACTCGCTTTTGTACTGGGGAACAGCACAGTGAcccatgagcagtgttccctgcaagccgagggctggggcagctgttcaggagagattcaggtgccacccagctgattagcagagcacccacagttggcatcatgtgtttctattggtggtgcacatccatacgtgcacataaaattaattcCACTCATGGACccgaaaaaattagggggaacacaCATGCATAGGCCAAAATCAAGTTTGGAACAAATCAGTCAGATACCCTGGTTAGTTCAGTGACAGGAGAATTAGCGGAGGCATAATTTGTCAAGGCTATAGTTCTGTTGTTCCCTTCCTACCCTCACAGGTAACTGAGTATACATAAGTCACATTACCTCATAAGCTTCTGCCAGCTTAGAGAACTTCTCCTTAGCTTTAGGGTCATCCTTATTTGTGTCAGGATGGTATTTCTTGGCAAGCTAAGCAAAAAATTAACAGATGGAAGAGAAATAAGTCTTCTGTTAGCACTGCTACTTtcattttttggggaaaaaaaacattagcCAGACCATAACATTTACATTTTAGAAGAGTCCAAAAAATTTTCCTAAATAATTCTCTCTCCATAGCATTCCCACATAAGGGACATTAAAAAAGCAGCTTCctggtacagattgaacctctctagtctgccaccctggggacctgactggtgccagatgacaaTATGCCAAACCACGGGAGATGAGTATTGTaaagcagcactaccaacactttactgattactgggctcttactaGACATCCTGGTGTGAATtaaagctaaacaacagcacacaaCCTTGAAAGCCAGGATTGAtacctgtaaacaaactttatgggaccacaggaaacttggcaacacccaccataagtgatcatccagataactaaaatcatgctggattatggatgttgcttttttttcttttcttttcttttttttttttttaaacactccaCCCTCCAGccaaacaaacatacaaaaagaATCAGACTGTATTTCTTAAATGCtgaaggacatgtctacacttatgggaagatcgatACTGTGACGGTCAATCTTCCCAGGTTCGACCGACTGAGCACACCCAGTGGGaacgtgctaaatcaaactgtcgTGGGGCAGCCATTGACCAAAAACTTctggcagttgcaaggagtaagggaagtcaatgagagagtttctttCGTCAAGCTCCCATTGTAAAGAGGGCGGCAAAAATCTATTTTAGGTAAGCCAACCCCAGCTATGCAACACTTGTAGCTGGATTTCctcctagcatagacctggcctaagagttTTACAGCTTTTTGCCCTCCTCTGAAGTCATGGACATTTATCTGAATCTGCTCCATCATACTTATGTCCCTTCAAAACCCCCCTGTGTCATGCCTGCCATGTTCTCTTTAGCATAAGACCTCTGTTTGGAACTTTGATTCAAGCGCACTATAGATCAGACTAACATAAATAGGTCACAAAGCTGTATCTCCATCACCACCAAAATGGTGAGTTAAAGACatctttttgttattgtttttctaAGTTATACATACCTGGTAATAGGCTTTCTTGATCTCCTTCTGGCTGGCATTACGAGGCACTCCCAATATCTGGTAGTAATCTTCTTTGGCGTAGGAGGGGGAACTGGTGTGAAATGAGGCTGCACATATTAACGGAAAGCATTTAGGTcctaaaaaatcagaaaaaagcaCCAGGAAGAACTGTAAAACCACACACGTGCTCTCTGTTCCCAAGACCGTTTCCCACCAATCAGAGACTACTAATGTGTATTAAAGATCAAGCCAGCTGTATCATGGAACTGCACAGGCTACATACGCCCACCTTCATTGTAAGAGGTAATACGTTTCATTAAAAACAGGGTATAATTTGGTTTTCACATTTGATGTTACTGAACTGCATAAACAAATATCTTACAGCTATTAtggcatatttgcagaacaaatgatgaacgaaaaatcaagaccctggtatttggtataatggacggtttgaacaggagaggcagaccccacagacaatggatagatgatgtagtagattggtgcagagctagtctacagaaactaagccactctgcactggacagggaaagatggaaggatatagtgagagaggcatcagatatcAATGGgctcatggttgttgatgatgacaaCAATAAACAAATATGCAATAAAAAGATCTTACAGAACTGATGATGATTCCAAGACATACTAAACTGTAGACTAACGGCTTGTCTTCATGTACAGTGCTAAAGAGGAGCAACTGCCCCGGCACAGAACTTAAGTAAAGAGATCACTAAGCTGACAGGAAAGCTTGTCTCATCAGGTAAGTAACCCACTTCCATGAGTTCTCTTGACACAGCACTGCCTACATAGCTCTAGGTCAGTGTAACTATGTCACTCaaggatttgtaacagcaacgaagggtcctgtggcaccttatagactaagaggaaagttctgagcatgagctttcatgagcacagactcacgtcatctgatgaagtgagtctgtgctcatgaaagctcatgctcaaaacttttatgttagtctataaggtaccacaggacccttcgttgctgttacagatccagaccaacacggctacccctccaatactcaaGGATTTGTGGCTTTTCACACatctgagcaatgtagttatactgaTGCAGGTCTGTAGTACAGACCTGACATAAGTCTTTAGAACAGTAACAGGTGACAGTAACAGCTAGTCAGCTGACAGCAACAGCTTTATTTGTCATGTGGATGTTTCCGAGATTCCAAATAGAAGGAAAGGTAATTTGAATGGCTCTAAATGGGAGAGGGAGCCCAAGAGACAGCACATGGTACACCCTATAAAACAGAGAACCTACAACCCACATAATTCTAGCAGGCCTAACAGCACGGTATCTAGACACCAGTATCAGAAGTGCTTTAGCGTTGTCCAAATAACAATCAtcttctctgctgctccttccttGAAAGATCTGAATTCCATTAATCTCCATAGgagagtgaggagaaggaagtaAACTCCCTGGACATGTGTGTTTGCATCTACTGAGAGAATCTCTCTACCAAGAGACATGGCATGTATTACGTTTTGAAATAAGACAAACTCATCCTGCTCTCCTCGGAAGGAATTCCATTGACAGAGTTCCTCTGCGTAACTGCTGAGATTTCTAATCTGGACTATGCCAATTCCATCATCTGCATTACACAGTCAATAGGCTGCTGAGGAAGCGGGTTCCCAAGACAATCAGATGAAGGTCACAGAGGGATTTGAAAACACCCAAGCCTTAAAAATGATCTGAGATTGAAGGGCCACACCTATAAGGCATTCCTCTCACAGGAGAGGAATGCAAATCAGGGAACTCGACAcagcaaatgaagcgctgatttacaaatcggacgtgtcatttgcatactctcatacGATCACATTGCTGGGAGAGGTTTTggcgggggggaaaaaatcttccaCATAACTCCCACAGTAAAGCAAGGTACAGTGGCATAGATCATCGCTCGAAGTGCGACTGAATGGGACAAGCACGATCTTTTCCGGTTAGAAACAAAGACACCTGGTCACTCCTGTGACAGCTGTCCAGACAGACCACGCAGCGCGTGACAGGCTGTGCACCTTCCAACAAGGTCAAGGCTTGTGGTCAGGCACTAGTCCCTTCGGAAAACAACTGCAGTCTCAGGCTAGAAGAGCTTCCTGCCTAACGATCAGATGAGCGCTGTTGGCAAGCGGGAAGCAGAGCTCTCCCCTGCGGGTGGCTCGGGCCGACACAAcgctggagggatgaggagagTCGGACTCGGGCGGACGGTGAGAGGCGGCGGCGGCGTGTTGAGCACAATGGCCAGGATTCCCCTCGCGGGAGAGGGAACCAAATCCGCTTCCCTCGCTGGAACCTTACTCGGCGCACGGGCCGGGCCGCGCCGGGCGCTCCAGGACGCAGGCAGCAGGGTCGGGGCCGCCAGGAGAGCAGCAGGCCAGGCCCCGCGCGGGGCTGACAGGCCGAGTACCCCGGCCCCCGCCCGGCACGGGCAAGGGAGCCCGGCCGCAGCACCCCCGCCCCGACTCCTCTCGCTGgccaggcccggccccggcccccctcgctcccgcccccccAGGCGCGGGCTCCCGCTGCCCGCCCTCACCCGCGGGGCGGACTCCGGCGCTCAGGGTCCCGAGGCGGCTCCCTGGCCCGGCGCGGGGCGGGAAGGCGGCGGGGGGCGCGCTCAGCCGGCGGCTCAGCCACACCACCAGCAGCCGCGCGTCGCCGCCGAGGCGCCGGCTCCTCCCGGCCGCCGCGCTCAGCCAGCGTGCGGAGCACCCCGCCGCCATCTTGGGACGCCGCGGCACAGAGCGGCTGCGCGGCCCGGCCGGCCAAAGGGCGCTCAGTGCGCACGCGTCCGCCCGAGGCGACGGGAAGGTTGTGCGCGCGCAATAGCGCCGGGCCCTCGGGGCGCATGTTTTACTACGCATGCGTTAGCCCTGCCCGCTGCTCTCGGGTCGTTGCAGTCTGAGCTTAGAAGCTAAGCAGTGCTGGGCTTGTGTATTAATTGGATGGGAGACCTGGAGCAATATCGGGCGCTTTAAGCTCAGCGCTTCCATGCAGGTAGCAGAGATTCCCCACCCATCCACGCCGCTGCAGGGGGTGGCTAGCTGCTCACACAGGCTCATTTTCATTTCTCCAATGTTGGGGTGTCCAGCTTTGAACATAGGGCAGTTGGTCTGGTGCACTGAGCATCAGCTCTCCCCCTCGAGGCCTGCCTTCCCGTGAGCTGTAACTTTCTGCCTTGCTTTACCCAGGTGCCAAATAGCTCTGAAAATGCTTTTCTACCTTAGGGCATTGTTTGGAATGAACAAGTGGAATTGACCAATGAATtttatgtcaaaacaaaaaagcagtcaagcagcactttatagactaacaaaataatttattaggtgagctttcgtgggacagacccacttctaaagaccatagccacaccagaagagactcaatatttaaagcatagagaaccaaaagtagtaatcaaggttgacaaatctgaagaaaaactatcaaggtgaggaaatcagagagtagagggtcagaagagggggaaggagtcaaaaattagattaagccaagtatgcaaaaaaaaaccctataatgacgcagaaaattcccatcccggttcaaaccacgtgttaatgtgtcaaatttggatataaaagagagttcagcggcCTCTCtctccaaagtagtgtgaaaattcttcttcagtaagaagcAGACTCTTAAgtccttaacagaatggcccactccattaaaatgtccgctgaccggtttgtggatcaggagtgttacgtctgttttgtgcccattaactctttgtctaaaagagtttgaagtctgtccaatatacaaagcatctgggcattgttggcacatgatgccctacatgatgttagttgagaaacatgagaatgtgcccttgattctgtgactaagctgggtaggtccagtaatggtatccccagaacagatatgtggacagagctggcagtgggctttgttgcaaggagaagtcccaggactggcgttcctggggtacagactgtggctgttggtgagaatcctcataaggttgggagcttgtctgtaggagagaatttTATGTCCTTTGACTTTGCTGGATGCAAGGCACTGTGGAATCCCAAATCACCACTGGCACCTCTCCGTGTGCCACTTTAATGTTAAGAAGGATCAACAATGGAAGTTCTCCGCAGAAGTACTTCCTCGAGTTGCTTCTCCTGAAATGGATTTTGTATTGACTCAGCCACACTGTGTCCCTCATCTCACAACTGGGTTCTGCCCTACCTGTCCAAAGGCTGAGAAGCAACTTCAGATTAGTCAGCCCTGGTCACTCTGAAAAAGAAAGTAAAGAGGCATGTGAAAATATCATTTCAAAAACACATGAGGGAACTCTATAGTAGAGCACTCACTGTAAGCATTCTCTGTCTCCTTTGAATGTAAGTGTCCCGAAAATAGTGCCTTAGTCTTCGGTCTGCTTAGGACAGCGCTAATCACGATTTCAGCGTGCAATAAACAAATCACCGAGGAGGACCCTGAAATGTAACCATGATGGGTTGAGACTTCCTTGGGACTGTCACCTGATGTGATGATCCCCCGCTGATCCTGCTTCCCCTGACAGCCTGGGCACCCTGTAATCCTGCCTTGCCAAACCCAGTGCTCCAGCCTGCTTCAGCACAGGGACAGGGTCAGACCCCACAGGCTGCAGACGCACGCTGTAAGCAGCGCAGTGTGAAATATTTTCCCAGTACTCTGTGAGCTGAACCCTAGATAAATCCATCTTGGGCTGGTTTACTGCAAGATGGCAGTGCTGGCCCTTAGGGTTCAGGGAAGTAGAAGCCCtgcttagtagtaggcatccttcagtctgcatagactatggatcgcgccctttaaagtttcaattgaggacttcatttacagcgtctattgtgactataaagacccacacgagagtgacagtccttgctgcatctcttgcagatgtcgtgggtgtctggcaagtccttattgtgctttctgtgcgctcgcttctcctctgctagctgtctgatcttcaactcgcccttctgaaggcccttgtgtaacccctgcctccatctgctgcggtcgtctgctagatcttcccagttgtccagctcgatgtctacctctccgaggtctctcttgcagacatctttgtaacacaactgggggcgtccgggaggtcttttgccagaggctagctcaccatacaggatgtcttttggaatccttccatcgttcatcctgtggacgtggccaagccagcggagtcgacgctgcctgaggagggtgtgcatggttgggattccagcttgctcgaggacggcagtgttggtcactctgtccttccatgatattccaaggatgcgcctgaggcagcgcaagtggaagacgttcagcctcttttcctggcgggcatacagggtccaagtctcgctgccataaaggagggtgctgaggatgcaggctctggtgtgagtgtacagcttgttgttattccacactctcttgctgagtctggacagagttgtggccgcttttccgatcctcctatttagctcagtgtccaacgacagggtgtcagtgatggtggacccgagataaacgaactcgtggacaacctctaacgtacagttgtcaatgctgattgatggggattcagcaacatcctgaccgagtacgttcgtcttctttaggctgatggtaagcccaaagtccttgcacgctttggagaaccgatccagcagtttttgaagctcgtcttctgtgtgagacactacagcagcatcgtctgcgaacagcatgtctctgatgaggacttctcgcaccttagacttagctttcagccttgcaaggttaaacagtttcccatcggatcttgtgtgcagcaagatgccctctgctgaagatccaaaggcatgcttcaggaggagtgcgaagaagatcccgaacaatgtcggagcaagcacgcatccttgtttgacgccgctcctgattctgaaagcatccgataacgtGCTGTCATAttagatggttcctctcatgttttcgtggaacgactggatcatcttcagtaaccgtggaggacagcctatcttgtggagcagtttgaacagaccatccctgctgaccaagtcaaaagccttggtcaagtcgatgaagacTATGTAGAGTAAGCCCTGCTTAGAAGAGGGCTTTCCACAGGTCCGTCACCTAACACAAATGGCTCTGGTAAGAGACCTGTCTCAGGCTGAGGTGGCAGTAGACGAAGttttgaaattgcagaactactggCTGGTATAtaacctatcacttaaatcagcctcCATATCAGCAGCCTGGCAGGTAGTTAATGTGATGCTGATTTTTGTAAAAGGTTTCAGAGggaatcctggcaattacaggctggtaagcctaacttcagaaCCTGGCAAACAGGCTGAAGCAATAGCCAAAAATGAAACTTTCAGGCATATAGATGAACACAAAATGTTGAAGAAGAGTCAacactgtttttgaaaaaggaaatcatgcctcaacaatctattagagttctctcTAGATCTCACCCTAGTCACTGTACCCCAatacaatggaggagggtaactagtggtgttccccaggggtcagtcctgggaccgatcctgttcaacttgttcatcaatgatctagaaaatgaggtaagcagtgaggtgtcaaagtttgcagatgacaccaagttgttcaggacagtcaaaaccaaaagggattgtgaagaactacaaaaagatctcagcaaactgagtgattgggcagcaaaatggcaaatgaaatttaatgtgggtaagtgtaaggtaatgcatgttggaaaaaataacccaaattacatgtactacatgatggggtcaaatttagctacgacagatcaggaaagggatcttggagttatagtggatagttctctgaagacatccacgcagtgtgcagcggcagttagtaaggcaaataggatgttaggaattattaaaaaagggatcgataataagacaaaagatatcgtacttcccctacataaaactatggtacgcccacatcttgagtactgcgtgcagatgtggtctcctcacctcaaaaaagatatattggcattagaaaaggttcagaaaagggcgactaagatgattaggggcttggaacgggtcccatatggggagaggctagagagactgggacttttcagttcggaaaagaggcgattgaggggcgatatgatagaggtatataaaatcatgaatggtgtggagaaagtgaatatagaaaaattatttaccttttcccataatacaagaactaggggacaccaaatgaaattgatgggtagtaggttcaaaactaataaaaggaaatttttcttcacacagcgcacagtcaacctgtggaactccttgcccgaggaggctgtgaaggccaggactctactagggtttaaaaaagagcttgataaatttttgcaggttaggtccataaatggctatcagccaggggtaaagtatggtgccctggccttcagaacaagggcaggagatggatggcaggagataaatcacttgatcattgtcttctgttctccttctctggggcaacTGGAactggccaccgtcggcagatgggatgctgggctggatggacctttggtctgacccagtatggccattcttatgttcttatgttaatacTGTGCACATCTTACCTCTGAcatgcagggagctcaggagctccccttcctgctgtctccctgtcccccaggctCTTGCTCCACTGGGCAGCCCAATGACTATGGCTGGGCTAATTCACAGCCAAGGAAACTATCCAGTCATGGGATGGGTAACCGCTGGATGGGAGGCCAGTAGCAAGGTGGCCATGATTCACCTAGCATCCCCGGTGGCTGACGGCAATTGCTCAGGGCCcttcctctgtttcctgtctccagGAGCAGCAAACAGCCTCCCCAGGCTATCAGAAGCCCTCTCCTGAAACGGGATCAGTATTCAACATAGCCCCGCATGTCATAAACACAACATCCATCATGCCAGTGGGCTGCCACGCACAAAGCCTGTATTCCACCACTCAGCAAACACCTCACCTTCCTCCTGCTGCACACGCAGGCCTGGGCAGGGAGAGAAACTCAGGAGTGACCAGAGGGGCGATGAA is a window from the Carettochelys insculpta isolate YL-2023 chromosome 16, ASM3395843v1, whole genome shotgun sequence genome containing:
- the DNAJA3 gene encoding dnaJ homolog subfamily A member 3, mitochondrial isoform X1 → MAAGCSARWLSAAAGRSRRLGGDARLLVVWLSRRLSAPPAAFPPRAGPGSRLGTLSAGVRPAGPKCFPLICAASFHTSSPSYAKEDYYQILGVPRNASQKEIKKAYYQLAKKYHPDTNKDDPKAKEKFSKLAEAYEVLSDEVKRKQYDTYGTAGFDTGSAGAGRQYWGGGPTIDPEELFRKIFGEFSGSSFGDFQSAFDQPQEYIMELTFNQAAKGVNKEIVVNINDSCQRCDGKGHEPGTRVQQCHYCNGTGMETINTGPFVMRSTCRRCGGRGSVMTTPCMLCHGSGQTKQKKNVMVPVPAGVEDGQTVRMPVGKREIFITFRVQKSPVFRRDGADVHSDLYISIAQAVLGGTARAQGLYETINITIPPGIQTEQRIRLSGKGISRVNSYGYGDHYIHIKIKIPKSLTDRQRALMMSYAEDETDVEGTVNGVTNTSAGGRAPDSSEAGEDRPEAEAGENKEGFFTKLKKMFSS
- the DNAJA3 gene encoding dnaJ homolog subfamily A member 3, mitochondrial isoform X2 — translated: MAAGCSARWLSAAAGRSRRLGGDARLLVVWLSRRLSAPPAAFPPRAGPGSRLGTLSAGVRPAGPKCFPLICAASFHTSSPSYAKEDYYQILGVPRNASQKEIKKAYYQLAKKYHPDTNKDDPKAKEKFSKLAEAYEVLSDEVKRKQYDTYGTAGFDTGSAGAGRQYWGGGPTIDPEELFRKIFGEFSGSSFGDFQSAFDQPQEYIMELTFNQAAKGVNKEIVVNINDSCQRCDGKGHEPGTRVQQCHYCNGTGMETINTGPFVMRSTCRRCGGRGSVMTTPCMLCHGSGQTKQKKNVMVPVPAGVEDGQTVRMPVGKREIFITFRVQKSPVFRRDGADVHSDLYISIAQAVLGGTARAQGLYETINITIPPGIQTEQRIRLSGKGISRVNSYGYGDHYIHIKIKIPKSLTDRQRALMMSYAEDETDVEGTVNGVTNTSAGKRSTGN